One window of Sulfurospirillum sp. 1612 genomic DNA carries:
- a CDS encoding DUF448 domain-containing protein, with protein sequence MCIVCRARFPQKGLYRFQENNKKLVNFQKTGRSFYVCAACITNNRNKLMKILNHKFRIKYDNIEDFGKILKELDTNG encoded by the coding sequence ATGTGCATCGTATGCAGGGCAAGATTTCCCCAAAAAGGTTTATACCGCTTTCAAGAAAATAATAAAAAGCTTGTAAATTTTCAAAAGACTGGGAGAAGTTTTTATGTGTGCGCCGCATGCATCACCAACAACAGAAACAAACTGATGAAAATTCTAAATCATAAATTTAGAATCAAATACGACAATATAGAAGATTTTGGCAAAATACTGAAGGAGTTAGATACGAATGGGTAA